In a single window of the Effusibacillus lacus genome:
- the narH gene encoding nitrate reductase subunit beta — translation MKIKAHVAMVMNLDKCIGCHTCSVTCKNTWTNRSGAEYIWFNNVETKPGVGYPIEWENQEKRKGGWVLKNGKLELRSGSKINKLALAKIFYNPDLPTIDEYYEPWTYDYETLTNSPQKKHQPVARPKSLITGEYMDIEWGPNWEDDLAGAHETGLRDPNITAMEEQVRMEFEEAFMMYLPRICEHCLNPSCVASCPSGAMYKRDEDGIVLVDQEACRGWRYCMSGCPYKKVYFNWQTQKAEKCTFCFPRIEAGLPTVCSETCTGRIRYIGVLLYDADRVEEVASTPNAKDLYKAQLSLFLDPNDPKIIEQAKKDGISDDWLEAARKSPVYKLAIEYGVALPLHPEYRTLPMVWYVPPLSPIMNVFEGQGAAIDPKLLFPAIEEMRIPVQYLANLLTAGDADVITLVLNRMVAMRHHMRAVNLGKETDLDMINQVRLTPKAVEEMYRLLAIAKYEDRFVIPTAHKEHYMNLYSEQGAAGYDFAGCDSCTVGGYEGDNVYFYPTFSDRDRR, via the coding sequence TTGAAAATTAAAGCTCATGTCGCAATGGTGATGAACCTGGACAAATGTATCGGATGCCACACCTGCAGCGTGACCTGCAAGAACACCTGGACAAACCGTTCCGGCGCTGAATACATTTGGTTCAACAACGTAGAAACCAAGCCGGGTGTCGGGTACCCGATCGAATGGGAAAACCAGGAAAAACGCAAGGGCGGTTGGGTGCTGAAGAATGGCAAGCTGGAGCTGCGTTCAGGAAGCAAGATCAACAAGCTGGCATTGGCCAAAATTTTCTATAATCCGGACCTTCCGACCATCGACGAGTACTATGAACCCTGGACTTACGATTATGAAACGCTGACCAACAGTCCGCAGAAGAAACACCAGCCGGTTGCCCGTCCGAAATCGCTGATTACAGGCGAATACATGGACATCGAGTGGGGCCCGAACTGGGAAGACGATCTGGCCGGAGCCCACGAAACGGGGCTCCGGGACCCCAACATTACGGCTATGGAAGAACAGGTCCGGATGGAATTTGAAGAAGCGTTCATGATGTATCTGCCGCGGATTTGCGAACATTGTCTGAATCCGTCCTGTGTGGCGTCCTGTCCATCAGGAGCTATGTACAAACGGGATGAAGACGGCATTGTGCTGGTGGACCAGGAAGCTTGCCGCGGCTGGCGTTACTGTATGTCCGGATGCCCCTACAAGAAAGTGTATTTCAACTGGCAAACGCAAAAAGCGGAGAAGTGCACCTTCTGTTTCCCGCGGATTGAAGCAGGACTCCCGACCGTGTGTTCCGAGACCTGCACGGGACGTATCCGTTACATCGGGGTTCTGTTGTATGACGCAGACCGGGTGGAGGAAGTGGCTTCCACACCGAACGCCAAAGATCTGTACAAGGCGCAACTGAGCCTGTTCCTGGATCCCAATGACCCCAAAATCATCGAACAGGCAAAGAAGGACGGCATCTCCGACGATTGGTTGGAAGCGGCCCGCAAGTCGCCGGTTTATAAGCTTGCTATTGAATACGGTGTGGCACTGCCGCTCCATCCGGAATACCGTACACTGCCGATGGTCTGGTATGTTCCGCCGTTGAGCCCGATCATGAATGTGTTTGAAGGACAAGGTGCCGCTATCGACCCGAAACTGCTTTTCCCGGCCATTGAGGAAATGAGAATTCCCGTTCAATACCTGGCGAACCTCCTCACTGCGGGTGACGCTGACGTGATTACCCTGGTGTTGAATCGAATGGTTGCGATGCGCCATCACATGCGGGCCGTCAATCTCGGGAAGGAAACAGACCTTGACATGATCAATCAGGTCCGGCTTACGCCCAAAGCGGTGGAAGAAATGTACCGGTTGCTCGCGATTGCCAAATATGAAGACCGCTTCGTAATCCCGACAGCGCACAAAGAGCACTATATGAACCTGTACAGCGAACAAGGGGCTGCGGGATACGACTTCGCGGGATGTGATTCTTGCACGGTGGGAGGTTATGAGGGTGACAACGTTTACTTCTACCCCACATTCAGTGACAGAGATCGACGTTAA
- the narJ gene encoding nitrate reductase molybdenum cofactor assembly chaperone, with translation MTTFTSTPHSVTEIDVNRLTFQLVSLLLQYPDEEWLHPEELRELACQVENRPAAELINRFVSYLETEDLNDFTEKYVNTFDFNPKTNLYLTYSASGEERERGEVLVRIKEFYKEAGFEVSAEELPDYLPMILEFASVAPMEPTLKALKDFRQAIQNLQAELDKSGSPYAWLIQACLLEADRLDQLGGCQQ, from the coding sequence GTGACAACGTTTACTTCTACCCCACATTCAGTGACAGAGATCGACGTTAACCGACTGACATTCCAACTGGTTTCTCTCTTGCTGCAGTATCCGGATGAAGAGTGGCTTCATCCGGAAGAACTTCGGGAGTTGGCCTGTCAGGTGGAGAATCGGCCGGCAGCCGAACTGATCAACCGGTTTGTCTCATATCTGGAAACGGAAGACCTGAATGACTTTACCGAGAAGTATGTGAACACTTTTGATTTCAACCCCAAGACCAATCTTTACTTGACGTACTCCGCTTCAGGCGAAGAGCGGGAACGTGGAGAGGTTCTGGTGCGGATCAAGGAATTTTACAAAGAAGCGGGTTTTGAAGTGTCTGCCGAAGAATTGCCGGACTATTTGCCGATGATTCTTGAATTTGCTTCGGTTGCTCCCATGGAGCCAACACTTAAGGCACTTAAGGATTTTCGCCAGGCCATTCAGAACCTCCAAGCAGAACTTGACAAATCGGGCAGCCCTTACGCCTGGCTTATCCAGGCATGCCTGCTCGAAGCTGATCGGCTGGATCAATTAGGGGGGTGTCAACAATGA
- the narI gene encoding respiratory nitrate reductase subunit gamma has translation MSALDQFLWVIYPYMMLTIFVVGHIYRYKTDQLAWTAKSSEFLEKKSLKWGSMLFHIGIFLVFLGHVAGLLVPKAVTEAFGISERLYHLGAVYGGTLAGLMTVAGISILLFRRVTNKRVRITSSTSDMLVAILLFAVIGMGLLATVGHNMLSSYDYRVTISPWVRGILTFTPDASLMTGVPIFFKLHVLLAFAIFGVWPFTRLVHVWSVPLAYFRRSYILYRSRNTHA, from the coding sequence ATGAGCGCCTTGGACCAATTTTTATGGGTGATCTACCCTTACATGATGTTGACGATTTTTGTGGTTGGCCATATTTATCGTTACAAGACGGACCAACTTGCGTGGACTGCCAAATCCAGTGAGTTTCTTGAGAAGAAAAGCCTGAAATGGGGAAGCATGCTGTTCCATATCGGGATTTTCCTGGTATTCCTCGGACATGTGGCAGGTTTGCTTGTCCCGAAGGCCGTGACAGAAGCATTTGGAATCTCGGAGCGCCTTTATCATCTGGGAGCTGTTTATGGAGGGACTTTAGCCGGCCTTATGACCGTGGCGGGAATCTCCATCCTTCTGTTCCGCCGTGTCACCAACAAGCGGGTTCGCATTACAAGCAGCACAAGTGACATGCTGGTGGCAATCCTGTTGTTTGCAGTTATTGGAATGGGCTTGTTGGCGACTGTCGGTCATAACATGCTGAGCAGTTACGACTATCGGGTAACCATCTCTCCGTGGGTCAGAGGCATTCTGACTTTCACTCCGGATGCGTCCCTGATGACCGGTGTTCCTATATTCTTTAAATTGCATGTCCTGTTGGCATTTGCCATCTTCGGGGTCTGGCCGTTTACCCGCTTGGTGCACGTCTGGAGTGTTCCGCTGGCCTACTTCCGGCGAAGTTACATCCTTTACAGAAGCCGCAATACTCACGCATAA
- a CDS encoding GAF domain-containing protein: protein MGSLQGDIEASLSELRRLTATDFAALAWADDKDQAIRWKYASGSRNERYKRIVLRLGKGIAGKVLRSGRPMIMESFSPQSGDDPREYPILLAENLKSIVSVPVVTNDRIKGVLLVGCRHTRGFDEETVELVSVVAEQLGTMIQQRGGNNNGTVRTIAFYSDLGDHKGM, encoded by the coding sequence ATGGGCAGCCTGCAAGGAGATATAGAGGCAAGTCTCAGTGAATTGAGGCGTCTGACAGCCACTGACTTCGCTGCTCTGGCCTGGGCAGACGACAAGGACCAAGCGATTCGCTGGAAATATGCTTCCGGTAGCCGGAATGAAAGATACAAACGGATTGTGCTGCGTTTGGGAAAAGGCATAGCCGGAAAGGTTCTGCGATCCGGTCGCCCGATGATCATGGAATCGTTCTCTCCGCAAAGCGGCGACGATCCCCGTGAGTATCCCATTCTGCTGGCGGAGAACCTGAAATCGATTGTTAGCGTGCCGGTTGTCACCAATGACAGGATTAAGGGAGTACTGCTGGTTGGGTGCAGACATACAAGGGGATTTGACGAGGAAACCGTTGAACTGGTCAGCGTCGTGGCCGAGCAGCTTGGCACAATGATTCAGCAGAGAGGAGGCAACAACAATGGGACCGTTCGAACAATCGCCTTTTATAGTGATTTGGGAGATCACAAGGGCATGTGA
- a CDS encoding TIGR04053 family radical SAM/SPASM domain-containing protein, protein MGPFEQSPFIVIWEITRACELACLHCRAEAQPNPDPRQLTTEEGFRLLDQIREFGDPVVVFTGGDPLMRPDLFELIKYGVGKGLKMSMTPSATPHVTKEAMRKAKEAGLSRWAFSIDGSNAEIHDAFRGVAGSFDLTMRSIEYLHELGLPIQINTTVSRYNLNDLDNLAALMKELKCVLWSVFFLVPTGRGKTNDMITPEEHEQVFNWLYDLSKTAPFDIKTTAAQHYRRVVMQRRKAEGETISRMNLLGVQRNNGETDDGIGRPMFGVNDGNGFVFISHLGDVQPSGFLPVVAGNVRERSLVNIYRNSPIFQSLRNPDNYKGKCGVCPFRNVCGGSRARAYAVTGDYLESEPYCTFIPPNYKKAIS, encoded by the coding sequence ATGGGACCGTTCGAACAATCGCCTTTTATAGTGATTTGGGAGATCACAAGGGCATGTGAATTGGCTTGTTTGCACTGTCGGGCAGAAGCCCAGCCGAACCCCGATCCCCGACAGCTGACAACGGAAGAAGGGTTTCGGTTGTTGGATCAGATTAGGGAATTTGGGGATCCGGTAGTTGTCTTCACCGGAGGGGATCCTTTGATGCGTCCGGATTTGTTTGAGCTGATCAAGTATGGCGTGGGGAAAGGGCTGAAGATGTCGATGACACCCAGCGCAACGCCCCATGTAACAAAAGAGGCGATGCGCAAAGCAAAAGAAGCCGGACTCTCCCGCTGGGCATTTTCGATCGACGGGTCCAATGCGGAAATCCATGACGCTTTCCGGGGAGTGGCAGGATCTTTTGACCTGACCATGCGATCCATTGAATATTTGCATGAGTTGGGATTGCCGATTCAGATCAACACCACCGTAAGCCGCTACAATCTGAACGACCTGGACAATTTGGCAGCTCTGATGAAGGAACTGAAGTGTGTTTTGTGGAGCGTATTTTTCCTGGTTCCGACCGGGCGCGGCAAAACCAATGATATGATCACGCCGGAAGAACATGAACAGGTGTTCAATTGGCTGTATGATCTGTCCAAAACTGCACCGTTCGATATTAAGACGACAGCCGCCCAGCACTATCGCCGTGTGGTCATGCAGCGCCGCAAAGCGGAAGGGGAAACAATCTCCCGTATGAATCTGCTGGGCGTGCAGCGCAACAACGGGGAGACGGATGACGGAATTGGCCGGCCGATGTTTGGGGTCAATGACGGAAACGGATTCGTATTCATCTCTCATCTGGGCGATGTGCAGCCAAGCGGATTCTTGCCGGTGGTCGCCGGCAATGTCCGTGAGCGGTCCCTGGTGAATATTTACAGGAACTCGCCAATTTTCCAGTCCTTGCGAAACCCTGACAATTACAAAGGAAAATGCGGGGTTTGTCCGTTCCGGAACGTATGCGGCGGTTCGCGTGCAAGAGCCTATGCCGTAACGGGCGACTATCTGGAAAGCGAGCCATACTGCACCTTTATCCCTCCGAATTATAAGAAAGCCATAAGTTAA
- a CDS encoding PAS domain-containing sensor histidine kinase has protein sequence MAWLGNLGTADKSTSVLESIFTNVTDAILIIDEQGFVAGANPAAERMTGWSAEELIGKIHFCDICRGMANCVEEASCVDCFAKRLSMPSFEMKLKTKDGNEYAVAASSTRLIDQDVKYLVVILRDMSEQHRMERERIQRMMTNYVIQAQEEERKRVSRDLHDGVGQALYSILVGLKVVNQLQLDDNIRNHLEDVQQMTTRALEEVKSLAVELRPSALDDLGLVPAIRSYNKRYEQTFGIETELEIVGNKRRYAPVVETALYRICQEAMTNSAKYADCDKIMVRLVDSGDMVELYVEDDGRGFDTDQIRIQGTGLGLYGMKERANLLGGTVEIKSAPGEGTVVHVMIPLTDRGEPLHVDPGTYSR, from the coding sequence ATGGCTTGGTTAGGGAATCTGGGCACGGCCGATAAGTCCACCTCGGTGCTTGAATCAATATTCACCAATGTGACGGATGCCATTTTAATCATAGATGAGCAAGGGTTCGTTGCAGGGGCCAACCCTGCGGCCGAAAGAATGACCGGTTGGAGTGCGGAAGAACTGATTGGGAAGATTCATTTCTGCGATATCTGCAGGGGAATGGCGAATTGCGTCGAAGAAGCGTCCTGCGTGGATTGTTTCGCCAAGCGGTTGAGTATGCCCTCCTTTGAGATGAAACTCAAAACGAAAGATGGCAACGAATATGCCGTTGCAGCCAGTTCCACACGATTGATCGACCAGGATGTCAAATACCTGGTCGTCATTCTGCGTGATATGTCCGAACAACACCGGATGGAGCGGGAACGCATCCAGAGAATGATGACCAATTATGTCATCCAGGCACAGGAAGAGGAACGCAAGCGGGTCTCGCGCGACCTGCACGATGGCGTAGGACAGGCATTGTACAGCATCCTGGTAGGACTGAAAGTTGTTAACCAGTTGCAATTGGACGATAATATCCGGAATCATCTCGAAGATGTCCAGCAAATGACAACCCGGGCGTTGGAAGAAGTGAAAAGCCTGGCAGTGGAGTTGAGACCGTCAGCGCTTGACGATCTGGGTCTGGTGCCTGCCATTCGTTCCTACAACAAACGCTATGAACAGACTTTCGGGATTGAAACCGAGCTTGAAATTGTCGGCAACAAACGCCGGTATGCGCCGGTTGTGGAAACGGCCTTGTATCGAATCTGCCAGGAGGCCATGACCAACTCCGCCAAATATGCGGATTGCGATAAAATCATGGTCCGGCTGGTCGATTCCGGCGACATGGTGGAACTGTATGTCGAGGATGACGGAAGAGGGTTTGACACCGACCAGATTCGCATACAAGGTACAGGCCTTGGGCTGTACGGCATGAAAGAGCGCGCCAATCTCCTTGGCGGCACGGTTGAAATCAAGTCTGCACCCGGTGAAGGAACTGTGGTTCATGTAATGATTCCATTAACTGACAGGGGGGAGCCTTTGCATGTCGATCCGGGTACTTATAGCCGATGA
- a CDS encoding response regulator: protein MSIRVLIADDHAIVRSGLSMLINAQSDMEVIDTAADGKEAVEKALQYRPDVVLMDLSMPPGENGLSATGRLKEAAPEIDILILTMHDDEEYLFRVLQAGASGYILKSAPDMDLLTAIRTVKSGAAYLHPSATKSLIQEFLQRVQKGEEIDNYNVLTEREQEILALIAKGYSNKEIAEQLVVSVKTIETHKTKIMEKLHLKTRPELVRYALKKGLLDFD from the coding sequence ATGTCGATCCGGGTACTTATAGCCGATGATCACGCGATAGTTCGGTCAGGGCTCTCCATGTTGATTAATGCCCAAAGCGACATGGAAGTTATTGATACTGCCGCTGACGGGAAGGAAGCGGTGGAGAAGGCTTTGCAATACAGGCCGGATGTCGTGCTGATGGACTTGAGCATGCCACCCGGCGAGAACGGGTTGTCTGCCACCGGGCGTTTGAAGGAAGCCGCTCCGGAAATCGATATTTTGATATTAACCATGCATGATGATGAGGAATATCTCTTCCGGGTGCTTCAGGCGGGGGCTTCGGGCTATATATTGAAAAGCGCGCCGGATATGGACCTTCTGACAGCCATCCGTACTGTCAAGTCCGGTGCTGCTTATCTGCATCCTTCCGCTACGAAGTCCCTGATTCAGGAGTTTCTGCAGCGTGTGCAGAAAGGTGAGGAAATTGACAACTACAATGTACTCACGGAACGGGAACAAGAAATTCTGGCGCTGATAGCCAAAGGATATTCCAATAAGGAAATTGCCGAGCAGCTGGTGGTCTCCGTCAAGACGATTGAGACCCACAAAACCAAGATCATGGAAAAGCTGCATTTGAAGACCCGGCCCGAGTTGGTTCGGTATGCGCTCAAAAAAGGCTTGCTTGATTTTGATTGA
- a CDS encoding molybdopterin oxidoreductase family protein — protein MEKLLYEYQSRIDHANSETGVSSHCCFCSMQCAIELRVETASSRISGIQPIKDFPVASGKACPKGIVAHEHARHRERLTMPLLRKGGELTMVSWEEALSAVADRIRTIQQRYGSDAFAVFGGGSLTNEKAYLLGKFARVALRTKNIDYNGRYCMSSAATAMNKVFGVDRGMTVPLSDIPLAKLILIVGANIADCQPTMLPYLRQAQKNGAKIVVVDPRKTTTAKMADLHVAIKPGTDSALMNGILHVMVEEDLIDSSFIAERTVGFEEVADAVRSYTPAKTAQLTDVPAEDIVQIARWYGTAETALLLTARGIEQQARGVNNVISCLNLVLASGKIGKPGCGYGAVTGQGNGQGGREHGQKADQLPGYRLIENPEDRAYIASVWGIDECELPGKGKSAYELFEDMAKGEIKGLFVLASNPVTSSPNSSFVKKAVAGLDTLVVVDLFLTETAKMADIVLPGSAWTEDEGTMTNLEGRVIVRRAAQKPPGQARLDWRILADLAKLLGKERFFSYDSTEDIFEELRLASAGGKADYSGITYSKIEQQRGVFWPCPSDDHPGTERMFTERFAHSHGKAVFYPVQFEPPKEMPDEEYPYTLTTGRLMIHYLTGVQTRRTVLLNSRQPAPYVEMHPQTAAASQVEDGERVELVTRRGSAKFKVKVTTAIRPDTLFVPMHWEEEQSVNLLTLAELDPESRMPEFKLCAVSIKKINSKAEGERTHELEKIGLGR, from the coding sequence ATGGAGAAGCTTCTCTATGAGTATCAGTCGAGAATAGATCACGCCAATAGCGAAACGGGTGTCAGCAGCCATTGCTGCTTTTGCAGCATGCAATGCGCGATTGAACTCCGGGTTGAAACGGCCAGTTCAAGGATTTCCGGGATTCAGCCGATCAAGGATTTTCCCGTTGCTTCGGGAAAAGCTTGTCCAAAAGGGATTGTAGCACATGAGCATGCCCGTCACAGGGAAAGGCTGACCATGCCCCTGCTTCGAAAAGGCGGAGAACTGACGATGGTGTCTTGGGAGGAGGCGTTGTCCGCAGTTGCGGATCGAATCCGAACCATCCAACAGCGGTATGGTTCGGATGCATTTGCCGTATTCGGCGGAGGATCGCTGACCAACGAGAAAGCGTACCTGCTGGGCAAGTTTGCCCGTGTGGCGCTCCGTACCAAAAACATTGACTACAACGGACGTTACTGCATGTCCTCCGCAGCAACGGCGATGAATAAAGTATTTGGGGTGGACCGGGGAATGACTGTGCCTCTAAGCGACATTCCTCTGGCAAAGCTGATCCTTATCGTCGGCGCAAACATTGCGGATTGCCAGCCGACGATGCTGCCATATCTTCGCCAGGCCCAGAAAAATGGCGCCAAGATTGTGGTGGTGGATCCGCGCAAGACCACAACTGCCAAAATGGCGGATCTTCATGTCGCGATCAAACCCGGAACCGACTCCGCCCTCATGAATGGCATTCTGCATGTGATGGTGGAGGAAGATTTAATCGACTCTTCTTTTATTGCTGAGCGCACCGTCGGTTTTGAAGAGGTGGCGGATGCGGTCCGCTCCTACACACCTGCCAAAACAGCCCAGTTAACGGATGTTCCGGCGGAGGACATCGTGCAGATTGCCCGTTGGTATGGGACAGCTGAAACGGCTCTTTTGCTGACCGCCCGCGGAATCGAACAGCAAGCCCGGGGTGTCAACAATGTCATCAGCTGCCTGAATCTGGTGCTTGCATCCGGCAAGATCGGCAAACCCGGCTGCGGATATGGTGCCGTAACCGGACAGGGGAACGGGCAAGGCGGCAGGGAACACGGTCAGAAGGCGGATCAACTGCCGGGATACCGTTTGATCGAGAATCCGGAAGATCGCGCCTATATTGCATCCGTTTGGGGGATTGACGAATGCGAACTTCCGGGAAAGGGAAAGTCTGCCTATGAGCTGTTTGAGGACATGGCAAAAGGCGAGATCAAAGGTTTGTTTGTCCTCGCTTCCAATCCCGTTACATCCAGTCCGAACAGCAGTTTCGTGAAAAAAGCGGTGGCAGGACTCGACACATTGGTCGTGGTTGACCTGTTCCTGACGGAGACGGCCAAGATGGCCGACATCGTTCTGCCTGGTTCTGCATGGACGGAAGACGAAGGAACCATGACCAATCTGGAGGGGCGTGTGATAGTGCGCAGGGCGGCCCAGAAGCCTCCCGGTCAGGCCCGGCTGGATTGGCGGATTCTGGCCGATTTGGCGAAGCTGCTCGGGAAAGAGCGGTTCTTCTCTTATGATTCGACCGAGGATATATTTGAGGAACTGCGCTTGGCAAGTGCCGGGGGCAAAGCGGATTATTCCGGCATCACCTATTCGAAGATTGAACAGCAAAGAGGTGTGTTCTGGCCCTGTCCGAGCGACGACCATCCGGGAACGGAACGGATGTTTACGGAACGGTTTGCCCATTCTCACGGAAAGGCGGTTTTTTATCCGGTTCAATTTGAGCCTCCCAAAGAGATGCCGGATGAAGAATATCCTTATACCCTTACCACAGGCCGTTTAATGATTCATTATCTGACCGGAGTTCAGACGCGGCGAACCGTATTGCTCAATTCCAGGCAACCGGCCCCTTATGTTGAAATGCATCCACAAACGGCAGCCGCCAGTCAGGTTGAGGACGGCGAACGGGTCGAACTGGTTACGCGAAGAGGCAGTGCGAAATTCAAAGTGAAAGTCACGACGGCCATCCGGCCTGATACCCTGTTTGTCCCCATGCACTGGGAAGAAGAGCAGTCGGTCAATCTTTTAACTCTGGCGGAATTGGATCCCGAATCGAGAATGCCCGAGTTCAAACTGTGTGCCGTATCCATAAAAAAAATCAATAGCAAAGCGGAAGGGGAGAGAACACATGAACTTGAGAAAATTGGTCTTGGTCGGTAA
- the nirB gene encoding nitrite reductase large subunit NirB, with product MNLRKLVLVGNGMAGVRCIEEILKLAPNRFEIAIFGSEPHPNYNRILLSSVLAGDADIRDIVLNDWNWYEQNGIKLHTGQTVTKIDTEKHLVYTDGGIVESYDDLILATGSLPFMLSLPGADKEGVIAFRDIKDCETMIEASRKYKKAIVIGGGLLGLEAARGLLNLSMEVSVVHIFDNLMERQLDPVASKMLQRELEAQGMRFLMEKHSEEILGDRRVTGLRFKDGTVEEADLIIMAVGIKPNVALAKENGIEVNRGIVVNDFLETSVPNVYAVGECAEHRGMVYGLVAPLFEQGQVLAKRICKRETDPYEGSIVYTKLKVSGVDVFSAGEFMDSPDTRAIRVHDEFAGIYKKILVRDNKVVGAVLFGDTSDSTRILQMMKNETNVMEIKRVSVLENPDSAGVSGMAAVAAMSDEEIICGCNGVSKGTIVQAIQEKGLCSVEDIKGCTGASRSCGGCKQLVAQVLESVLGDKAQIAAQKEPICSCTSLSREEVLAEIKEKHLTTVKEVMYVLGWNQEEGCSKCRPALNYYLNMLWPEEHEDERASRFVNERLHANIQKDGTYSVVPRMYGGVTSPSELKRIAEVAEKYQVPMVKVTGGQRIDLLGVKKEDLPKIWAELDMPSGFAYGKALRTVKTCVGSDFCRFGTQNSIQMGIDIEKKFERINTPAKFKMAVSGCPRNCAESGIKDLGVVGIDGGWEIYVGGNGGVHLRAGDLLCKVKTEEEVMEWTGAFMQYYRENANYGERTSYWVERVGLANIQKVLEDPETRRQLNERIDVALSVLKDPWKEIVQNEEVRAVYEELPVLA from the coding sequence ATGAACTTGAGAAAATTGGTCTTGGTCGGTAACGGAATGGCTGGTGTCCGTTGTATCGAGGAAATTCTGAAACTCGCTCCGAACCGGTTCGAGATTGCCATTTTCGGCAGCGAGCCGCATCCGAACTATAACCGGATTTTGCTTTCCTCCGTCCTTGCCGGTGACGCAGACATTCGGGACATCGTCTTAAACGACTGGAACTGGTATGAGCAGAATGGAATCAAACTGCACACCGGGCAGACAGTAACAAAGATCGACACGGAAAAACATCTGGTTTATACGGATGGCGGAATTGTCGAATCCTATGACGACCTGATTCTGGCGACAGGCTCCCTTCCTTTCATGCTGTCGCTCCCGGGGGCGGACAAAGAGGGTGTCATTGCATTCCGGGACATCAAGGACTGTGAGACAATGATCGAAGCCTCCAGGAAATACAAAAAAGCGATTGTCATCGGCGGTGGACTCCTCGGACTGGAAGCAGCGAGAGGCCTGCTCAATCTTTCTATGGAAGTAAGCGTAGTTCATATTTTCGACAATCTGATGGAACGTCAGTTGGATCCTGTTGCTTCCAAGATGCTGCAGCGGGAGTTGGAAGCACAAGGGATGCGTTTCTTGATGGAAAAGCATTCGGAGGAGATACTCGGGGACAGACGGGTAACAGGGCTGCGGTTTAAAGACGGTACAGTCGAAGAAGCCGATTTGATTATAATGGCGGTTGGGATCAAGCCCAATGTCGCATTGGCGAAAGAAAACGGGATCGAGGTGAACCGCGGTATTGTGGTGAACGATTTCCTGGAAACCAGCGTCCCGAACGTTTACGCGGTCGGAGAATGTGCCGAACACCGGGGCATGGTCTACGGTTTGGTGGCACCCCTTTTTGAACAGGGACAAGTGCTGGCCAAGCGGATCTGCAAGAGGGAAACGGATCCTTATGAAGGTTCCATTGTATACACGAAGTTAAAAGTTTCCGGGGTGGATGTATTCTCCGCCGGAGAATTCATGGATAGCCCCGATACAAGAGCCATCCGTGTCCATGATGAGTTTGCCGGAATCTACAAGAAAATATTGGTCAGGGACAATAAGGTTGTCGGTGCGGTATTGTTCGGCGACACAAGCGACAGTACCCGCATTTTGCAAATGATGAAAAACGAAACGAACGTGATGGAGATCAAGCGGGTTTCGGTTCTGGAGAACCCGGATTCCGCAGGTGTTTCCGGTATGGCAGCAGTTGCGGCTATGTCGGATGAAGAGATCATTTGCGGGTGCAACGGAGTGTCGAAAGGCACGATCGTGCAAGCGATTCAAGAAAAAGGGCTTTGCTCTGTTGAGGATATTAAGGGGTGTACCGGAGCTTCCCGATCCTGCGGAGGTTGCAAGCAGCTGGTGGCGCAAGTTCTGGAAAGCGTACTTGGAGACAAAGCTCAGATTGCCGCCCAGAAAGAGCCGATTTGCTCCTGCACGTCCCTCAGTCGGGAGGAAGTACTTGCGGAGATCAAGGAGAAACATCTCACCACCGTCAAGGAAGTTATGTATGTATTGGGATGGAATCAGGAGGAAGGATGCTCGAAATGCCGCCCCGCGCTCAACTATTACTTGAACATGTTGTGGCCCGAGGAGCATGAAGATGAGCGTGCCTCCCGCTTTGTCAACGAACGGCTGCATGCCAACATCCAGAAAGATGGCACATATTCTGTCGTTCCCCGCATGTATGGCGGAGTCACCTCACCGTCCGAACTGAAGCGTATTGCCGAAGTGGCGGAGAAATATCAAGTGCCGATGGTGAAAGTTACAGGCGGACAGCGTATCGATTTGTTGGGGGTAAAAAAGGAAGATCTGCCGAAGATTTGGGCCGAATTGGATATGCCTTCCGGATTTGCATATGGCAAGGCACTGCGTACTGTTAAAACATGCGTGGGAAGTGACTTCTGCCGCTTCGGAACCCAGAACTCGATTCAAATGGGGATTGACATCGAGAAGAAGTTCGAACGGATTAACACTCCCGCGAAATTCAAGATGGCTGTCTCCGGCTGCCCGCGCAACTGTGCGGAATCAGGCATCAAAGACCTTGGTGTGGTAGGAATTGACGGGGGCTGGGAGATTTATGTCGGCGGAAACGGCGGGGTACATTTGCGTGCTGGCGATTTGCTCTGCAAAGTGAAGACCGAAGAAGAAGTAATGGAATGGACAGGGGCGTTCATGCAGTATTACCGGGAGAATGCGAACTATGGGGAGCGTACGTCCTATTGGGTAGAACGCGTAGGATTGGCCAACATCCAAAAGGTGCTGGAAGATCCGGAAACTCGCCGCCAGTTGAACGAACGGATCGACGTGGCACTTTCAGTGCTTAAGGATCCGTGGAAAGAAATTGTTCAGAATGAAGAAGTCAGAGCGGTATATGAAGAACTGCCTGTACTTGCATAA